The following proteins are encoded in a genomic region of Mycoplasmopsis columbinasalis:
- a CDS encoding ABC transporter ATP-binding protein yields MRRHHYLFNSKNDLHKLSVKDFFRFLQRIKFSPLMWFVSITVSILVPVITNGATYFVGYIIDSRFTHIDFVNFDYKTFAILIFLLSLMYILHKCLKIAQNRIFYSAVLKLSYELLLESYLKIQKMPISYFDSKKTGDIMSLLTNDIVNITQALLNFFSEMINITLEFTFVFVLMFIYSPILASVAIGLMLISLTIMYLIIRKNQRFFIQQQYAFGDFQGYLEEVFDAFALIRLTKQQEKISKNFDAYNKALVKPNLKSAKRNILTYPLSQFMKHINILIIIALGSYLILNNINSGGIQQLTPGLLVTFTIYINNVSNTIIQILDLISSVQQGLSSIYRLQQLLNQKLPVNQDELNELDYKQGLVEFRDVAFGYNGSTTELAVENINFKILPGQTVALVGHTGSGKTTIAKLLAKFYVPTKGQIFIDEQEVQSIKDDSWRKHIDMVLQDTYIFNATLRDNLRLFNENITDEEIYNKVDQITGRSFIDPMPQQLDTMLESNASNLSHGQKQLISIIRSLISNHPITILDEATSSIDTITEAQIQKTMDFLIENRSCLIIAHRLSTIVNADLILVVDHGKIIERGTHSELMELNGKYAQLYKIGFKETLSENGSN; encoded by the coding sequence ATGCGTAGACATCATTATCTCTTTAATTCTAAAAATGATTTGCATAAACTGAGTGTTAAAGACTTTTTTAGATTTTTACAAAGAATTAAATTTTCACCATTAATGTGATTTGTTAGTATTACTGTTTCAATTTTGGTACCTGTAATTACTAATGGCGCTACTTACTTTGTCGGTTATATTATTGACTCACGATTTACTCATATTGATTTTGTAAACTTCGACTACAAAACTTTTGCGATTTTAATTTTCTTGCTGAGTTTGATGTACATTTTGCATAAATGTCTCAAAATTGCTCAAAATCGAATTTTTTATAGTGCTGTGCTTAAACTTTCTTATGAACTATTATTAGAAAGCTACTTAAAAATTCAAAAAATGCCCATTTCATATTTTGACAGTAAGAAAACTGGTGACATTATGTCGTTGCTCACAAATGATATTGTCAACATTACACAAGCCTTATTGAATTTTTTCTCAGAAATGATCAATATCACGTTAGAGTTTACCTTTGTGTTTGTGTTAATGTTTATTTATTCACCAATTCTTGCTAGTGTGGCAATTGGTTTAATGTTAATTTCTTTGACGATTATGTATTTAATCATTCGCAAAAATCAACGCTTCTTTATTCAACAACAATACGCTTTTGGTGATTTCCAAGGTTATTTAGAAGAGGTTTTTGACGCTTTTGCTTTAATCCGTTTAACAAAACAACAAGAGAAAATCTCGAAGAATTTTGATGCTTATAACAAAGCTTTAGTAAAACCAAATTTAAAAAGTGCTAAAAGAAATATTTTGACTTATCCATTGTCACAATTCATGAAGCACATTAACATTTTGATTATTATTGCGTTAGGTTCATACTTAATTCTCAATAACATCAATAGTGGTGGCATTCAGCAATTAACTCCAGGCCTTTTAGTTACTTTTACTATTTACATTAATAATGTAAGTAATACTATTATTCAAATTTTAGACTTAATCAGCAGTGTTCAACAAGGTTTGAGTAGCATTTATCGTTTACAACAATTACTCAATCAAAAGCTGCCTGTCAATCAAGATGAATTAAATGAATTAGACTATAAACAAGGGCTAGTGGAATTTCGTGACGTTGCCTTTGGCTACAATGGCTCCACTACCGAACTTGCTGTAGAAAATATTAATTTTAAAATTTTACCAGGTCAAACTGTTGCTTTAGTCGGCCACACTGGTTCAGGTAAAACCACGATTGCTAAACTTTTAGCTAAATTCTATGTACCAACTAAAGGCCAAATTTTTATTGATGAACAAGAAGTTCAAAGCATTAAAGATGATTCTTGAAGAAAACACATCGATATGGTGTTACAAGATACTTACATTTTTAATGCTACGTTACGTGATAATTTGCGTCTTTTTAATGAAAATATTACTGATGAAGAAATTTACAATAAAGTAGATCAAATTACAGGCAGATCATTCATAGATCCAATGCCTCAACAATTAGATACTATGTTAGAATCAAATGCTTCTAATTTAAGCCACGGGCAAAAACAGTTAATTTCTATCATTCGTTCTTTAATTTCTAATCATCCAATAACTATTTTGGACGAAGCTACAAGTAGTATTGACACAATAACGGAAGCACAAATTCAAAAAACAATGGACTTTTTAATCGAAAATCGTTCTTGTTTAATTATTGCGCACCGGCTTAGCACCATCGTGAATGCTGACTTAATTTTAGTTGTTGACCATGGCAAAATTATAGAAAGAGGAACACATTCAGAATTAATGGAATTGAATGGAAAATACGCACAACTCTATAAAATAGGGTTTAAGGAAACACTCTCAGAAAATGGTTCAAATTAA
- a CDS encoding lipoprotein 17-related variable surface protein, whose product MNQANVQLFYTDNNHRISTEAQKSYQQASLVTANQFSLWVQKGQDSIFTEFTNLYSEVKVELEVLPDTVNDINGSVTVKATIVNKTTNETVAERNFLVSDFKKLDNFGNDLLQSFARVEFINTAFQKNQLGVQQAYKLPTSSFAIFKNNGEIFGSYNNINYQLEILEPTQEDVEKGELQIKVKLNVADKFYEKTFIIGGFATLIDLAAQTIAKVVYKSNFLNSLPSLVEDSEISFQNSEGKEIDFQKEFNLAKPIIVSKTPDDDAGVLEVEYKLVAKDKEVSFTKKTTDLENTYAYLYENSSSIESVEYIGQTTTFSNALKQQGQWIIYKHLPRDYWNNVQPFPIDFGDDEEFYLEKISERQDPSDVNKVIVTAHVKVVHNKKFLYSKAFDIKGFSREN is encoded by the coding sequence TTGAATCAAGCTAATGTTCAGCTATTTTATACAGATAATAATCATCGAATTTCAACAGAAGCACAAAAGTCATATCAACAAGCAAGTTTAGTGACTGCCAATCAATTTTCATTATGAGTGCAAAAAGGTCAAGACTCTATTTTTACCGAATTTACGAACCTTTATTCAGAAGTTAAAGTGGAACTAGAAGTTTTACCTGACACAGTAAACGATATTAACGGTAGTGTTACAGTTAAAGCAACAATAGTTAACAAAACAACTAATGAAACTGTTGCAGAGAGAAATTTTTTGGTATCAGATTTTAAAAAATTAGATAATTTTGGAAATGATTTACTCCAAAGTTTTGCTAGAGTTGAGTTCATTAATACTGCTTTTCAAAAAAATCAACTTGGTGTTCAACAAGCTTATAAATTACCAACTAGCAGTTTTGCGATTTTTAAAAATAATGGTGAAATTTTTGGCTCTTACAACAATATTAATTACCAGCTCGAAATTTTGGAACCTACACAAGAAGATGTAGAAAAAGGCGAATTGCAAATAAAGGTTAAGCTTAATGTTGCAGATAAATTCTATGAAAAAACCTTTATTATAGGTGGATTTGCTACTTTGATTGATTTGGCCGCACAAACAATTGCTAAAGTTGTATACAAAAGTAATTTTCTAAATTCATTACCATCACTTGTTGAAGATTCTGAAATATCATTTCAAAATTCAGAGGGCAAAGAAATTGATTTTCAAAAAGAATTTAATTTAGCAAAACCTATTATAGTCAGCAAAACCCCAGATGATGACGCGGGTGTACTTGAAGTTGAATATAAATTAGTAGCTAAAGATAAAGAAGTATCATTTACTAAAAAAACAACTGATTTAGAGAATACTTATGCGTATTTGTATGAAAATTCATCTTCTATAGAGAGTGTTGAATATATTGGTCAAACAACCACTTTTAGTAACGCACTTAAACAACAAGGCCAGTGAATAATTTATAAGCACCTCCCAAGAGATTATTGAAATAATGTTCAACCGTTTCCAATTGATTTTGGAGATGATGAGGAATTTTACTTGGAAAAAATTAGTGAACGGCAAGATCCTTCTGATGTCAACAAAGTCATTGTGACTGCTCATGTAAAAGTTGTACATAACAAAAAATTCTTGTACTCAAAAGCATTTGATATCAAAGGTTTTAGTAGAGAGAACTAA
- a CDS encoding energy-coupling factor transporter ATPase, translated as MIKIRDLVFKYAESKRNAIDGISLDIEAGEYVAVLGHNGSGKSTFSKLLVALYKPKSGTIEIDGTVITHQTIREIRKKIGIIFQNPDNQFIGATVEDDIAFGLENAQVPQKEMKKIINDLAEKVGMQKYLDREPQLLSGGQKQRVAIASVLALDPKIIIFDEVTSMLDPKGKRQILETIREIQQKREKTLISITHDMDEAILADKCIVFAQGKIVAIGSPAEILKDKEVIEIAKIDSPFIYKLSEKIHSVNSTYNEKELLENLCK; from the coding sequence ATGATAAAAATTAGAGATTTAGTTTTCAAATATGCCGAAAGTAAGCGTAATGCAATTGATGGTATTTCGCTTGATATTGAGGCTGGTGAGTATGTTGCAGTGCTTGGACACAATGGTTCTGGAAAGAGTACTTTTTCAAAGTTACTTGTGGCACTCTACAAACCAAAAAGCGGCACAATTGAAATTGATGGTACGGTAATTACACATCAAACTATTCGGGAAATTCGGAAAAAAATCGGAATTATTTTTCAAAACCCAGATAACCAATTCATTGGTGCAACTGTTGAAGACGACATTGCATTTGGCTTAGAAAATGCACAAGTTCCACAAAAAGAGATGAAAAAAATCATCAATGATTTAGCTGAAAAAGTAGGAATGCAAAAGTATCTTGATCGTGAACCGCAACTTTTGTCTGGTGGCCAAAAACAAAGAGTTGCCATTGCTTCTGTCTTAGCACTTGACCCTAAAATTATCATTTTCGATGAAGTCACTTCGATGTTGGATCCAAAAGGAAAACGACAAATTCTTGAAACAATTCGTGAAATTCAACAAAAACGGGAAAAAACACTCATTTCAATTACCCACGATATGGATGAGGCCATTTTGGCAGACAAATGTATCGTGTTTGCGCAAGGCAAAATTGTGGCAATAGGTTCTCCAGCCGAAATTTTAAAAGATAAAGAAGTGATTGAAATAGCAAAAATTGATTCGCCTTTTATTTATAAATTAAGTGAAAAGATTCATAGTGTAAACTCAACTTACAATGAAAAGGAATTACTTGAAAACCTATGCAAATAA
- a CDS encoding TIGR00282 family metallophosphoesterase, whose translation MAKSDNNKIKILFLGDIFGERGVQIVVENLPKIIKQTKPDLVICQAENVSGRKGLTPADYQKLKNAGVNVFTLGNHVWGKEEILQIINNDDIARPGNIESGYAGKGSVVFTTKHGKTVRIVSLMGITFNKLLPPWRQEVANNFFDYMDYVLEREEKTDFVFVDFHAETTSEKAVLALYLDGKVDAIVGTHTHVQTNDARILPKGTAFCTDAGMCGTINSAIGANFEEVYLKMRYGAKALFKASEEKECQICGVLCELNSLNKENNKISLIKQFFTLKT comes from the coding sequence ATGGCTAAATCAGATAATAACAAAATTAAAATCTTGTTTCTTGGCGATATTTTTGGTGAACGAGGCGTGCAAATTGTTGTAGAAAATTTGCCTAAAATAATTAAACAAACAAAACCGGACTTAGTTATTTGTCAAGCAGAAAACGTGTCTGGCCGCAAAGGCCTAACTCCTGCTGATTATCAAAAACTTAAAAATGCTGGAGTCAATGTTTTTACACTTGGTAATCATGTTTGAGGTAAAGAAGAAATTCTACAAATTATTAATAATGATGATATTGCACGGCCAGGTAACATTGAAAGTGGTTATGCTGGTAAAGGCAGTGTAGTCTTTACCACGAAACATGGCAAAACCGTAAGAATTGTTTCGTTAATGGGTATCACTTTTAATAAACTTTTGCCGCCATGAAGACAAGAAGTAGCCAATAACTTTTTTGACTATATGGATTATGTTCTTGAACGAGAAGAGAAAACTGATTTTGTTTTTGTTGATTTTCATGCGGAAACTACGAGTGAAAAAGCAGTTTTAGCATTGTATTTAGATGGTAAAGTTGACGCAATAGTTGGTACTCACACGCATGTGCAAACTAATGATGCCCGCATACTCCCTAAAGGTACTGCGTTTTGTACAGATGCAGGAATGTGCGGCACAATTAATTCTGCTATCGGTGCTAATTTTGAGGAAGTGTATCTTAAAATGAGATATGGTGCGAAAGCCTTGTTTAAAGCGTCCGAAGAAAAAGAGTGCCAAATTTGTGGTGTTTTGTGCGAATTAAATAGTCTCAATAAGGAAAATAACAAAATTTCGTTAATTAAACAATTTTTTACTTTAAAAACATAA
- a CDS encoding lipoprotein 17-related variable surface protein, which translates to MRKFKNKFNFFTLMPLALAPIALSVSCQAKTVLPIQDVIDKTKLGVIYLEDLTDKTTKTVSENSHTAATAAKEINFVLLYKNIQNEFVNFQTIFDHAEFAVTYQIDKTSLDDENGLLSVVVRITRVATKESIVSDPFKVEGFKKSSTQGDLQAQIDSIERAYLREASRILPSEAVKLDLAHFAFFKQNVQDEWRPDWKQLNAEVAFPENAANDETGELNVTLVLTNKTDPTKMVQKTFAISNVAQTTDQRRRDTAIKVIEEMLANMRYLALKSEAEKKPSERNHSLLLASDVRADDLVVQNSSQMGEIELPTSATSDKVNVTKQLVQVENQPEGTVNLKLTASYNGIEESKILSLDGFMTDLTRTKDLLDNEIATIKQIDWIVQGKNKAETTVTDATQRNNFASELVLYTDDEKQNVYHFPALQNSRVRYKILILNNVKASSRGSVNVNFAFIQEEDKDETPVETVRSKSVFKQITGFKAEKITISSN; encoded by the coding sequence ATGCGTAAATTTAAAAATAAGTTTAACTTTTTCACATTAATGCCGCTTGCGCTTGCCCCCATAGCTTTGAGTGTTAGTTGTCAAGCGAAAACAGTTTTACCAATTCAAGATGTGATTGATAAAACAAAATTAGGCGTTATTTATTTAGAAGATCTCACTGATAAAACAACCAAAACTGTTTCTGAGAATTCACATACAGCTGCAACCGCTGCCAAAGAAATTAATTTTGTCTTACTTTACAAAAATATACAAAATGAGTTTGTTAACTTTCAAACGATATTTGATCATGCAGAATTTGCTGTGACCTACCAAATTGATAAAACATCTCTTGATGATGAGAATGGTTTGCTAAGTGTTGTTGTTAGAATCACAAGAGTTGCTACTAAAGAAAGTATTGTATCCGATCCTTTCAAGGTAGAGGGATTTAAAAAATCTTCTACGCAAGGAGATTTACAAGCTCAAATTGATTCAATCGAACGAGCTTATTTACGAGAAGCTAGTAGAATTTTACCGTCAGAAGCAGTTAAGCTAGACCTGGCTCATTTTGCTTTTTTTAAACAAAATGTTCAAGATGAATGACGTCCTGACTGAAAACAACTTAACGCTGAAGTTGCGTTTCCTGAAAACGCAGCAAATGATGAAACTGGAGAGTTAAACGTTACTTTAGTATTAACAAATAAAACTGATCCAACTAAAATGGTTCAAAAAACATTTGCAATAAGCAATGTGGCTCAAACAACAGACCAAAGACGTCGAGATACCGCTATAAAAGTTATAGAGGAAATGCTTGCCAATATGCGTTACTTAGCATTGAAAAGCGAAGCCGAGAAAAAACCTTCTGAACGTAACCATTCATTGTTGCTCGCAAGTGATGTGCGTGCAGATGATTTAGTGGTGCAAAATTCAAGTCAAATGGGAGAAATTGAATTACCAACTTCAGCTACATCTGACAAAGTTAATGTCACTAAACAACTTGTACAAGTTGAAAATCAACCTGAAGGCACTGTGAATTTAAAACTTACAGCAAGCTATAATGGTATTGAAGAATCTAAAATTTTAAGTTTAGATGGCTTTATGACTGACTTAACAAGAACAAAAGATCTTTTAGATAATGAAATCGCAACTATTAAACAAATCGATTGAATTGTTCAAGGTAAAAATAAAGCAGAAACTACTGTTACTGATGCAACGCAAAGAAATAATTTTGCTTCTGAATTAGTTCTTTATACTGATGATGAAAAACAAAATGTGTATCATTTTCCAGCGTTACAAAATAGTAGAGTTAGATACAAAATCTTAATCTTGAATAATGTTAAAGCAAGCAGCAGAGGTTCAGTAAATGTTAATTTCGCTTTTATTCAAGAAGAAGATAAAGATGAAACTCCAGTAGAAACCGTAAGATCAAAAAGCGTTTTTAAACAAATTACTGGATTTAAGGCAGAGAAAATAACTATTTCATCAAATTAA
- the holA gene encoding DNA polymerase III subunit delta, translating into MYLICGQDTFLIQEKVQELKNHYPDYAVQTFNCETPEAVLSLITEANNQSLFKQHSFFIVNNLLFFTSKLDKNLEKLADEFLNVLHQSKNDVFVFVNNEITECANIYKNNFTKNSMIKDFSQHIDIKKLTESQQIKYIIDKVTNLGGNINYSAAQILSLKTTGDLGLINNEINKLLLLKKTIDYNDVETYVDAVTSEDAFAFVNSFESNNFDLIWVEYQKKKEFVTSVTALIAQISQQLIICNQIAGYKKLGKSLDYVANDLKLNVYRVKRVNALLQKLGLRKVRHLLKSLALLDRAIINGKVNEWMAFEHFLIVNFL; encoded by the coding sequence ATGTATTTAATCTGTGGGCAAGATACTTTCTTAATTCAAGAAAAAGTTCAAGAACTTAAAAATCACTATCCTGATTACGCAGTCCAAACATTTAATTGCGAAACTCCGGAAGCTGTTTTATCTTTAATTACTGAAGCCAACAACCAAAGTTTGTTTAAACAGCACTCTTTTTTTATTGTTAATAATTTGCTTTTTTTTACTTCTAAACTAGACAAGAATTTGGAAAAACTCGCAGATGAATTTTTAAATGTTTTACATCAAAGCAAAAATGATGTTTTTGTTTTTGTAAATAACGAAATAACTGAATGTGCGAATATTTATAAAAATAATTTCACGAAAAACTCTATGATAAAGGATTTTTCGCAACACATTGATATCAAAAAGTTAACTGAATCACAACAAATTAAATATATTATTGATAAAGTAACTAACCTTGGCGGCAATATTAATTATTCTGCAGCTCAAATTTTAAGTTTGAAAACAACTGGTGATTTAGGCTTGATTAACAATGAAATTAACAAGTTGTTACTGCTAAAAAAAACTATAGATTATAACGATGTCGAAACTTATGTTGATGCTGTTACAAGCGAAGATGCTTTTGCTTTTGTAAATTCTTTTGAAAGTAACAATTTTGATTTAATTTGAGTAGAATATCAAAAGAAAAAGGAATTTGTCACTTCAGTTACTGCTTTAATTGCGCAAATTAGTCAACAATTAATTATTTGTAATCAAATTGCGGGCTATAAAAAACTTGGTAAGTCTTTGGACTATGTTGCTAATGACTTAAAGTTAAATGTTTATCGAGTAAAAAGAGTAAATGCTTTGTTACAAAAATTAGGTTTGCGGAAAGTTAGACATTTACTCAAGAGTTTAGCTCTACTCGATCGCGCCATTATAAATGGTAAAGTAAATGAATGAATGGCTTTTGAACACTTTTTGATAGTCAATTTTCTTTAA
- a CDS encoding energy-coupling factor transporter ATPase encodes MQIIVKDLDYIFLRKTPIEHKALDKVNVTINQGEYIGIIGQTGSGKTTFIEHLNALLVPTEGQITWIYDKDIIDKKTKAKQTVTTEYTLKKSWRKKVKKAKELRKNIGVVFQFAEYQLFEETIEKDIAFGPRSFGVSKSEAKERAKKYLNLVGLDDSFLEKSPFDLSGGQKRRVALAGILAMEPQILIADEPTAGLDPVGVREILEIFNRLHKQGKTVVIVTHDLDNVLEVTDRVLIFKDGHIVRDGKTYEVLRDTQFLKENAMEPPKILDFVHKLEQRGWTIPKVKSIDDLVAHINATLASKGEVNEHN; translated from the coding sequence ATGCAAATAATAGTGAAAGATTTGGACTACATTTTCTTACGCAAAACACCAATTGAACACAAGGCGTTAGATAAAGTAAATGTCACAATTAATCAGGGCGAATACATTGGGATTATTGGTCAAACAGGTTCGGGTAAAACCACATTCATTGAACACCTTAATGCTTTGTTAGTACCAACTGAAGGGCAAATCACTTGAATTTATGATAAAGACATCATTGATAAGAAAACAAAAGCTAAGCAAACTGTAACAACTGAATATACTTTGAAAAAATCTTGACGAAAAAAAGTTAAGAAAGCTAAAGAGTTACGAAAAAATATTGGTGTTGTCTTCCAATTTGCTGAATACCAATTGTTTGAAGAAACCATCGAAAAAGATATTGCTTTTGGCCCAAGATCTTTTGGTGTGTCAAAAAGCGAAGCAAAAGAACGCGCCAAAAAATACTTAAACTTAGTTGGCCTCGATGATTCTTTCTTGGAAAAATCACCTTTTGATTTATCTGGTGGACAAAAACGAAGAGTTGCCTTAGCTGGCATTTTGGCAATGGAACCGCAAATTCTAATTGCCGACGAACCAACAGCTGGCCTCGACCCAGTTGGTGTGCGTGAAATTTTAGAAATCTTCAACCGTTTACACAAACAAGGCAAAACCGTGGTGATTGTCACTCACGATTTGGACAACGTGTTAGAAGTAACAGACAGAGTATTAATTTTTAAAGATGGACACATTGTGCGTGATGGTAAAACTTACGAAGTTTTACGTGATACACAATTTTTAAAAGAAAATGCAATGGAACCACCAAAAATTCTTGATTTTGTGCACAAACTAGAACAACGTGGTTGAACGATTCCGAAAGTCAAATCTATTGATGACTTAGTCGCACACATCAATGCAACTTTAGCAAGTAAAGGAGAGGTTAATGAACACAATTAG
- the whiA gene encoding DNA-binding protein WhiA gives MTQTINFTRKVKIELFQKTKPSAKNFDFLLGFLWAKSQLDLEKNIFLIIKDELTKEKLLAFLKELKIEHQIENSNLIIFKNQIDFQTQINNLSNFFAGFFCGGGTISDFKHTSYHLELSSYYEQFIDLVLEKLNKYNFGFQKISYRQKYLIYLKKHEKIADFLKAIEARNAYFEFEEEKIKRDFYNNINRIDNIDFSNINRIANANGRHIDNINLIFAKNLESKFSQHQLKAFEIVLANPGESLQSLSEIMIKNGIKITRSGLNHWLRKLDEVVKEFKN, from the coding sequence ATGACTCAAACAATTAACTTTACACGCAAAGTCAAAATTGAACTTTTTCAAAAAACAAAACCATCGGCGAAAAATTTTGACTTTTTGCTTGGTTTTTTATGAGCAAAAAGTCAATTAGATCTTGAAAAAAATATCTTTTTAATAATTAAAGATGAGTTAACAAAAGAAAAATTATTAGCATTTTTGAAAGAACTGAAAATCGAACACCAAATAGAAAATAGTAATTTAATTATTTTCAAAAATCAAATCGATTTCCAGACTCAAATTAATAATTTAAGCAATTTTTTTGCTGGTTTTTTCTGCGGTGGTGGCACTATTAGTGATTTTAAACACACTTCTTACCACTTGGAACTTTCTTCTTACTATGAACAATTTATTGATTTAGTATTAGAAAAACTGAATAAATACAATTTTGGTTTTCAAAAAATTAGCTATCGCCAAAAGTATTTAATTTATTTAAAAAAACATGAAAAAATTGCGGATTTTTTAAAAGCAATTGAAGCTAGAAATGCTTATTTTGAGTTCGAAGAAGAGAAAATCAAACGAGATTTTTACAACAATATAAATCGAATTGATAATATTGATTTTTCAAACATTAACAGAATTGCAAACGCAAATGGACGACATATAGATAACATTAATTTAATTTTTGCTAAAAATTTAGAAAGTAAATTTTCTCAGCACCAATTAAAAGCTTTTGAAATAGTGCTCGCAAACCCCGGCGAATCTCTGCAATCACTAAGCGAAATAATGATAAAAAACGGCATAAAAATTACTCGTAGCGGTTTGAATCACTGACTCAGAAAACTCGACGAGGTAGTAAAAGAATTTAAAAATTAA
- a CDS encoding ABC transporter ATP-binding protein produces the protein MLKIFKMLSTKLKWFAVLTVIFSCIQPFLSMYLPSIVKQLISISTNSEVNSINLIFWTIKTNGYNQTLTYLIIITLSIIIVFIATWFTSSYLSKKFGILAAYEIRKILFNHLIYLSQSNIEKYTSGTLLTRFTNDISKLQDGLSTIFRDFFVSILLCVWGIVFAVLTNIYFSITLLVVIPLTILGSFFIIKKLFPLYRKENYSLDAINDVAKEDVSAITLIKSYNLENTRYQNFLAKAQNNYNIGKKANLLGGTAWPLIDLISALGTSLLFIIVGFLIKNQMTDAQMNLVGNIYQFTSYFGSVSGAVSWTMFASNRVVRAKPTAQRFLEIFNEQPAIPMNKDGKIVNNISITFENVSFAYPTQEANKVPRQVLKNLSFKIQSGQSIGIIGKTGSGKSTLIKLIAREYALEPGQGRILIDNVDLAEVNLDDYYSKLSIILQKSKVLSGTILENITFRNSHYTEADVREVVDIANCDYIYEFKEQFDYPLGQKGKNLSGGQQQRLSITQGLSKNLKLFVLDDSSSALDNKTDFEIRNKLRNYYKDTTMLIIAQRIGSIKHCDKILILDQGELVGFDTHENLLANNPYYQKIYESQNKKELNA, from the coding sequence ATGCTTAAAATTTTTAAGATGCTTTCTACTAAACTAAAATGATTTGCTGTTTTAACTGTTATTTTTTCTTGCATTCAGCCTTTTTTATCAATGTATCTGCCTTCAATTGTGAAACAGTTAATCTCAATTTCAACTAATAGTGAAGTAAATAGTATCAATTTAATATTTTGAACCATTAAAACCAATGGTTATAACCAAACTTTAACTTACTTAATCATTATTACTCTTAGTATTATTATTGTATTTATTGCAACATGATTTACTTCTAGTTATCTTAGTAAAAAATTTGGCATTTTAGCTGCTTACGAAATTAGGAAAATTCTTTTTAATCATTTAATTTATTTAAGTCAAAGTAACATCGAAAAATATACAAGTGGAACATTATTGACACGTTTTACCAATGATATTAGCAAACTTCAAGATGGTTTAAGCACTATTTTTAGGGACTTTTTTGTCTCAATTTTATTGTGCGTTTGAGGTATTGTTTTCGCGGTTTTAACTAATATTTATTTTTCAATCACTCTTTTAGTTGTAATTCCTTTAACCATACTTGGTTCATTCTTTATTATTAAAAAACTCTTTCCTTTGTATAGAAAAGAAAATTATTCGCTTGATGCTATTAATGATGTTGCTAAAGAAGATGTTAGTGCAATCACTTTAATTAAGTCATATAACTTGGAAAACACAAGATATCAAAATTTTCTAGCAAAAGCCCAAAATAACTATAACATAGGGAAAAAAGCAAACTTACTTGGCGGGACTGCTTGACCATTAATCGATTTGATTAGTGCTTTGGGAACTTCACTTTTATTTATTATTGTTGGTTTCTTAATTAAAAATCAGATGACTGATGCACAAATGAATTTAGTTGGTAACATCTATCAATTTACTAGCTATTTTGGTTCGGTTTCGGGCGCTGTTTCTTGAACTATGTTTGCAAGCAATCGTGTGGTGCGGGCTAAACCAACGGCGCAAAGATTCTTAGAAATCTTCAATGAACAACCTGCGATTCCAATGAACAAAGATGGCAAAATTGTTAATAATATTTCAATTACATTTGAAAATGTTAGTTTTGCTTATCCAACACAAGAGGCAAACAAAGTGCCGCGCCAAGTGTTAAAAAATCTTAGTTTCAAAATTCAAAGTGGACAGTCAATCGGAATTATTGGTAAAACAGGCAGTGGTAAAAGCACACTTATTAAACTCATTGCACGCGAATATGCTCTAGAACCGGGACAAGGCAGAATTCTCATTGATAACGTAGATTTAGCTGAAGTTAATTTGGATGACTATTATTCAAAACTATCAATAATTTTGCAAAAATCAAAAGTTTTGAGCGGAACTATTCTCGAAAACATTACTTTTAGAAATTCACATTACACCGAAGCTGATGTTCGCGAAGTTGTAGATATTGCTAATTGTGATTATATTTACGAATTTAAAGAACAATTTGATTATCCACTTGGACAAAAAGGCAAAAATTTGTCTGGAGGTCAACAACAACGTTTATCAATTACACAAGGTTTAAGTAAAAACCTTAAACTCTTTGTTTTAGATGATTCTTCATCCGCGCTTGATAATAAAACTGATTTTGAAATTAGAAATAAATTAAGAAATTACTACAAAGACACGACAATGTTAATTATTGCCCAAAGAATTGGTTCAATTAAACATTGCGACAAAATTCTAATTCTTGACCAAGGAGAATTAGTAGGTTTTGACACACATGAAAATTTACTTGCAAATAACCCTTATTATCAAAAAATCTATGAAAGTCAAAACAAAAAGGAGTTAAATGCGTAG